One Roseomonas gilardii subsp. gilardii genomic region harbors:
- a CDS encoding GGDEF domain-containing protein, producing MLPPLMPLSEEDRLAALRSYDVLDTACEASFDNIVRLAADLTDSPISVVSLVDAERAWFKAHHGLAASEAPREHAFCAHAILEPGTPLVIPDASRDPRFAANPLVTGEPDIRFYAGVPLVNPEGAVLGTLCVLDRKPRRISAERQRILVRLAETVMTTLELRRAMNRVHRLSMTDALTGLLNRAALMDALDKAIARLNRHGEGFALLYLDLDGFKQVNDREGHATGDEVLRELAVVLWDNLRREDMAARLGGDEFAVLLTGREPDAAVVAERLQRMLEAAMRSKGWAVTASIGAVSFHNAPADVDAALSLADSLMYGAKATGKNRVLHRDH from the coding sequence ATGCTTCCCCCCTTGATGCCGCTTTCCGAGGAAGACCGCCTCGCGGCCCTTCGGTCCTATGACGTGCTGGATACGGCCTGCGAGGCCAGTTTCGACAACATCGTCCGGCTCGCCGCGGATCTGACGGACAGTCCCATCTCGGTGGTCTCGCTGGTGGATGCCGAGCGCGCCTGGTTCAAGGCGCATCATGGGCTGGCGGCCTCGGAGGCGCCCCGGGAACATGCCTTCTGCGCGCATGCCATCCTGGAGCCCGGCACTCCGCTGGTGATCCCCGATGCCAGCCGCGACCCGCGCTTCGCCGCCAACCCGCTGGTGACGGGGGAGCCGGACATCCGCTTCTATGCCGGCGTGCCGCTGGTCAATCCGGAAGGGGCGGTGCTGGGCACCCTCTGCGTGCTGGACCGCAAGCCGCGGCGGATCAGCGCCGAGCGGCAGCGCATCCTGGTCCGGCTGGCCGAGACGGTGATGACCACGCTCGAACTCCGCCGTGCCATGAACCGGGTGCACCGGCTTTCGATGACCGACGCCCTGACCGGGCTGCTCAACCGGGCGGCCCTGATGGACGCGCTGGACAAGGCGATCGCCCGCCTGAACCGGCATGGCGAGGGCTTCGCCCTGCTCTATCTCGACCTGGACGGGTTCAAGCAGGTGAACGACCGCGAGGGCCATGCCACCGGTGACGAGGTGCTGCGGGAACTCGCGGTGGTGCTGTGGGATAACCTGCGGCGGGAGGACATGGCGGCGCGGCTGGGCGGAGACGAGTTCGCCGTGCTGCTGACGGGCCGCGAGCCGGATGCCGCCGTCGTGGCGGAACGCCTGCAGAGGATGCTGGAGGCGGCGATGCGGTCGAAGGGCTGGGCGGTGACGGCCTCCATCGGGGCGGTAAGCTTCCACAACGCGCCGGCGGATGTCGATGCCGCCCTGTCCCTGGCCGATTCACTGATGTACGGCGCCAAGGCCACCGGCAAGAACCGGGTCCTGCACCGCGACCACTGA
- a CDS encoding Bug family tripartite tricarboxylate transporter substrate binding protein has product MLTRRRLGLALGAGFLGGGMTASAARAQIGAQAGTDPAAGYPDRPVTLVVPWAAGGPTDVFGRLLASGLGTELGKPFVVENRTGANGTIGFASVARAKPDGYTLLVGTNSTYAGAPHLYKLPYDNDRSFTAVGLMAEAPIFIMVPRNSPAKTLADYVALVKRSGGKEVYANSGSGSTTHIGTEMFLQMAGLQVPDVGYRGGGPAIQGVLAGEAGMFMMPAPAVMSFLQSGDLRAIAVASRTRTVLAPEVPTVAESGYPEYEMVEHVALLAPVGTPPAILARLNAAAKRALATPAMQERLSALAITPNVQPPEAWAAYQAAESAKLGGVIRSRNIQVQ; this is encoded by the coding sequence ATGCTGACGCGTCGCAGGCTGGGGCTCGCCCTCGGTGCAGGATTCCTCGGCGGGGGCATGACGGCCTCCGCGGCCAGGGCCCAAATAGGGGCACAAGCGGGCACCGATCCCGCGGCGGGCTATCCCGACCGCCCCGTCACGCTGGTCGTGCCCTGGGCCGCCGGCGGCCCCACCGATGTCTTCGGGCGCCTGCTGGCCTCCGGCCTCGGCACCGAGCTGGGCAAGCCTTTCGTGGTGGAGAACCGCACCGGCGCCAACGGCACCATCGGCTTCGCCTCCGTCGCCCGCGCGAAGCCGGACGGCTACACGCTGCTGGTCGGTACCAACAGCACCTATGCGGGCGCGCCGCACCTCTACAAGCTGCCCTATGACAACGACCGCTCCTTCACCGCCGTGGGGCTGATGGCGGAAGCGCCGATCTTCATCATGGTGCCGCGCAATTCGCCCGCGAAGACGCTGGCCGACTACGTGGCCCTGGTGAAGCGCTCCGGCGGCAAGGAGGTCTATGCCAATTCCGGCAGCGGCTCGACCACGCATATCGGCACGGAGATGTTCCTGCAGATGGCGGGGCTTCAGGTCCCCGATGTCGGCTATCGCGGCGGCGGCCCCGCCATCCAGGGCGTGCTGGCGGGCGAGGCCGGGATGTTCATGATGCCCGCCCCGGCGGTGATGAGCTTCCTGCAATCCGGTGACCTGCGCGCCATCGCGGTGGCCTCGCGCACGCGCACCGTCCTGGCGCCGGAGGTGCCCACCGTCGCGGAATCCGGCTACCCGGAATACGAGATGGTCGAGCATGTCGCGCTGCTCGCCCCGGTGGGCACGCCGCCCGCCATCCTGGCCAGGCTGAACGCCGCCGCGAAGCGCGCCCTCGCCACCCCGGCGATGCAGGAACGCCTGTCCGCCCTGGCCATCACGCCGAACGTGCAGCCGCCCGAGGCCTGGGCAGCCTACCAGGCGGCGGAAAGCGCCAAGCTCGGCGGCGTGATCCGCAGCCGGAACATCCAGGTGCAGTGA
- a CDS encoding benzoate/H(+) symporter BenE family transporter, producing MRDLLPPQTLAAGLLAAFVGFASSFAVVLRGLTAAGASPAEAASGLMALAVAMGLCGILLSLRSRMPVSVAWSTPGAALLASSGAIAGGFPVAVGAFLVSALLVVLAGWWKPLGRWVAAIPSSLASAMLAGVLIGLCLAPVRAVAQMPGPALAVILAWAIAGRLHRLLAVPAAVIVAFGLILANPGTHIAAAWPVPVPVMPQFTLQALVGTALPLFLVTMASQNIPGLATLGLYGYRPEAGPLFRATGLFSVAAAFLGGHAVNLAAITAALCANEDAHPDPAQRWKAAVVNGVGYILFGLLAGFVTSFVAAAPLLVEAVAGLALLGALGGALQGAMAAPEQREAAIVTLLVTASGTAFAGISGAFWGLLAGGAMLALSRLRRPRA from the coding sequence ATGCGAGACCTCCTGCCGCCCCAGACCCTGGCCGCCGGCCTGCTGGCCGCCTTTGTCGGCTTCGCCAGCTCCTTCGCCGTGGTGCTGCGCGGGCTGACCGCCGCCGGAGCCAGCCCGGCCGAGGCCGCCTCCGGGCTGATGGCCCTCGCCGTCGCCATGGGGCTTTGCGGCATCCTGCTCAGCCTGCGCAGCCGCATGCCGGTCAGCGTCGCCTGGAGCACCCCGGGCGCCGCCCTCCTGGCCAGTTCCGGCGCCATCGCCGGCGGCTTCCCCGTGGCGGTCGGCGCCTTCCTGGTCTCGGCGCTGCTGGTGGTCCTGGCCGGCTGGTGGAAGCCGCTGGGCCGCTGGGTGGCCGCCATCCCCTCCTCGCTGGCCAGCGCCATGCTGGCCGGGGTGCTGATCGGCCTTTGCCTCGCCCCGGTGCGGGCCGTGGCGCAGATGCCGGGCCCGGCCCTCGCGGTGATCCTGGCCTGGGCCATCGCCGGGCGGCTGCACCGGCTGCTCGCCGTGCCGGCGGCGGTGATCGTGGCCTTCGGGCTGATCCTGGCCAATCCGGGCACCCATATCGCGGCGGCCTGGCCGGTCCCCGTGCCGGTGATGCCGCAATTCACCCTCCAGGCCCTGGTCGGCACCGCCCTCCCGCTCTTCCTGGTCACCATGGCCTCGCAGAACATCCCGGGCCTCGCCACGCTCGGCCTCTATGGCTACCGCCCCGAAGCCGGGCCGCTCTTCCGCGCCACCGGCCTCTTCTCCGTCGCCGCCGCCTTCCTGGGCGGCCATGCGGTGAATCTCGCCGCCATCACCGCCGCCCTCTGCGCCAACGAGGACGCGCATCCCGACCCGGCGCAGCGCTGGAAGGCCGCCGTGGTGAACGGCGTCGGCTATATCCTCTTCGGCCTGCTCGCCGGCTTCGTCACCAGCTTCGTCGCCGCCGCGCCGCTGCTGGTGGAGGCGGTGGCGGGCCTCGCCCTGCTGGGCGCGCTGGGCGGCGCCCTGCAGGGCGCCATGGCGGCGCCGGAGCAGCGCGAGGCGGCCATCGTCACCCTGCTCGTCACCGCCTCAGGCACCGCCTTCGCCGGGATCAGCGGCGCCTTCTGGGGCCTCCTGGCCGGCGGGGCGATGCTCGCCCTGTCGCGGCTGCGGCGGCCACGGGCCTGA
- a CDS encoding NeuD/PglB/VioB family sugar acetyltransferase → MTQTQPSSRVVLIGAGGHAAALIECIRAAHAGAGGMEIAGCLDRSAREPVLGVPVLGDETLLERLRGEEVGAVVVAIGHNATRLRWLWRARELGFALPVVAHPSAILSPSARTGAGSVVLPRVVLGARAVVGEGVILNSGAIVEHDCVLGDGVHVACGAALGGGVRVGEGALIGLNAALRPLLRVGAGAVVGAGAAVVADVPDGASVSGVPAREMG, encoded by the coding sequence GTGACCCAGACCCAGCCCTCCTCCCGTGTCGTCCTGATCGGTGCCGGCGGCCATGCCGCAGCGCTGATCGAATGCATCCGCGCCGCCCATGCGGGGGCCGGCGGGATGGAGATCGCCGGCTGCCTCGACCGCAGCGCCCGGGAGCCGGTGCTGGGCGTGCCGGTTCTGGGAGACGAGACGCTGCTGGAGCGGTTGCGCGGCGAGGAGGTCGGGGCCGTGGTGGTGGCCATCGGCCACAACGCCACCCGCCTGCGCTGGCTGTGGCGGGCGCGCGAACTGGGCTTCGCCCTGCCGGTGGTCGCGCATCCTTCCGCCATCCTGTCCCCCAGCGCACGGACCGGCGCCGGCAGCGTGGTGTTGCCCCGCGTGGTGCTGGGCGCGCGGGCCGTGGTGGGGGAGGGGGTGATCCTGAACAGCGGTGCCATCGTCGAGCATGACTGCGTGCTGGGCGATGGTGTGCATGTCGCCTGCGGCGCGGCGCTCGGCGGCGGGGTGCGTGTCGGGGAAGGGGCGCTGATCGGTCTCAACGCGGCGCTGCGGCCCCTGCTGCGGGTGGGGGCCGGGGCGGTGGTGGGGGCCGGGGCCGCCGTGGTGGCGGATGTGCCGGACGGGGCCAGCGTTTCCGGCGTGCCGGCGCGGGAGATGGGGTAA
- a CDS encoding DUF4214 domain-containing protein — translation MVGPINDDIANAVVIGSLPFLATGSNIGATQESGEPNTAWIWGDTNHSVWFVYRPTVTRDVAFNTNGSDFDTTLTVWSSTGGHDFGSMTLVTQNDDSPYGLPSEVTFTATQGLTYYIEIDGYNSYTGNYTLVSGSLAPNQAPTVSSVQLDTTDATLHLGQEVALTVALSADVVVTGTPTLSLNTGATATYDPTASDSTHLVFRFTVGAGEQTGHLDVVGIDLHGGSILSESEVATDLSGLVLNQETAPGVDGIPPVATLTQMDTGDGTADSLRYEVHFSEAVTGVDASDFHLVSNGLPEAAIRSVTPVDGSTYVVSVDAPLGIGSLSLELRAEGSGITDAAGNALANDASGASYELSHTGSTYLAILYEGYLGRAADADGITFWTQGMANGLSRVETARALLSSDEATAHQAGQTDAAFIEGLYGSMLGRTAADTEIAFWLDVLQHGAGRADVLNNFAGAAETLDHWQALSRTDADTQAEQASLIRALYGTALGRDPGASEIKFYQSEMEQGGSNLARAFANSDEFASLHANQSNGEFVEALYQGGLGRQAEAAGLAFWSQLLDSGSMDRAQVTQSIAESPEAHQHWALI, via the coding sequence ATGGTCGGCCCCATTAACGACGACATCGCCAATGCCGTGGTCATCGGTTCACTGCCATTCTTGGCCACTGGCTCCAACATCGGCGCCACCCAGGAGAGCGGGGAGCCCAACACGGCCTGGATCTGGGGGGACACGAACCACAGCGTCTGGTTCGTCTATCGGCCGACCGTGACGCGCGATGTGGCGTTCAACACCAATGGGTCGGACTTCGACACCACCCTGACGGTCTGGAGCAGCACGGGTGGGCATGACTTCGGATCGATGACGCTGGTCACCCAGAACGACGACAGCCCCTACGGCCTGCCCTCCGAGGTCACCTTCACGGCCACGCAGGGCCTCACCTACTATATCGAGATTGACGGGTATAACAGCTATACGGGCAACTACACGCTCGTCTCTGGCTCCCTCGCCCCCAATCAGGCGCCCACCGTCTCCTCGGTGCAGCTCGATACGACGGATGCCACGCTGCATCTGGGCCAGGAGGTGGCCCTGACCGTTGCCCTGTCCGCCGATGTGGTGGTCACGGGCACGCCCACCCTGTCCCTCAACACCGGGGCGACCGCCACCTACGATCCCACGGCCTCCGACAGCACCCATCTCGTCTTCCGCTTCACGGTCGGCGCCGGGGAGCAGACCGGGCATCTCGACGTGGTGGGCATCGATCTGCATGGGGGCTCGATCCTTTCCGAATCCGAGGTCGCCACGGATCTCTCGGGCCTGGTCCTGAACCAGGAGACCGCGCCGGGCGTCGATGGCATCCCGCCGGTGGCCACCCTGACGCAGATGGACACGGGCGACGGCACCGCCGACAGCCTGCGCTACGAGGTCCATTTCTCGGAAGCCGTCACCGGCGTGGACGCCTCCGACTTCCATCTGGTGAGCAATGGCCTGCCCGAGGCCGCCATCAGGTCGGTCACCCCGGTGGATGGCAGCACCTATGTCGTGTCGGTCGACGCGCCGCTCGGCATCGGCAGCCTGTCGCTGGAGCTCCGCGCCGAAGGCAGCGGCATCACCGATGCCGCGGGCAATGCCCTGGCAAACGATGCCAGCGGCGCCAGCTACGAGCTGAGCCACACCGGCTCCACCTATCTGGCGATCCTCTACGAGGGCTATCTCGGCCGCGCGGCCGATGCCGACGGCATCACCTTCTGGACGCAGGGCATGGCCAACGGGCTGAGCCGGGTGGAGACGGCGCGGGCCCTGCTGTCCAGCGACGAGGCGACCGCGCACCAGGCCGGCCAGACCGACGCCGCCTTCATCGAGGGCCTGTACGGCAGCATGCTCGGCCGCACGGCTGCCGACACGGAAATCGCCTTCTGGCTGGACGTCCTGCAGCATGGCGCCGGCCGGGCGGATGTGCTGAACAACTTCGCCGGGGCGGCGGAAACGCTGGACCACTGGCAGGCCCTGTCCCGCACCGATGCCGACACGCAGGCCGAGCAGGCCAGCCTGATCCGGGCCCTCTATGGCACGGCTCTCGGGCGCGATCCCGGCGCCAGCGAGATCAAGTTCTATCAGTCGGAGATGGAACAGGGCGGCAGCAACCTTGCACGGGCCTTCGCCAACTCGGACGAATTCGCTTCCCTGCACGCGAACCAGTCCAACGGCGAATTCGTCGAGGCCCTCTACCAGGGCGGTCTCGGACGGCAGGCGGAAGCCGCGGGCCTGGCCTTCTGGTCGCAGTTGCTCGACAGCGGCAGCATGGACCGTGCCCAGGTCACCCAGAGCATCGCCGAGTCGCCCGAGGCACATCAGCACTGGGCGCTGATCTGA
- a CDS encoding GFA family protein: MLTGRCHCGAIRYEMPEQVLHHALCHCTDCRRHAGAPAVAWAMIPADQLRLQGEPAIYHSSEHGRRHFCAACGTGLFYVNEFMLPGMIDIQTATLDNPGALPVQAQIQVAERIGWMRTAHELPEFERYPG; encoded by the coding sequence ATGCTGACAGGCCGGTGCCATTGCGGCGCCATCCGCTACGAGATGCCGGAACAGGTGCTGCACCACGCCCTGTGCCATTGCACCGATTGCCGCCGCCATGCCGGCGCCCCGGCCGTCGCCTGGGCCATGATCCCGGCGGATCAGCTCAGGCTCCAGGGAGAGCCCGCCATCTACCATTCCTCGGAACACGGCCGGCGCCACTTCTGCGCCGCCTGCGGCACCGGCCTCTTCTATGTCAACGAGTTCATGCTGCCCGGCATGATCGACATCCAGACCGCCACGCTGGACAACCCCGGCGCCCTGCCCGTCCAGGCACAGATCCAGGTGGCGGAGCGCATCGGCTGGATGCGGACAGCCCACGAGCTGCCGGAATTCGAGCGCTATCCGGGATAG
- the addB gene encoding double-strand break repair protein AddB: MNLHEIPAHLPFLDALAQGVVRLAGAKGPAAPDPTLLARATILLPTRRAARSLRESFLRAAGQASGRQALLLPRLRPLAGLSVEDAEELSLPALMDQPPAVDPARRLAVLTALVMRLPPNYGGPSHPDQAWRLAQELATLLDEMALEDCDPSRLPSLVPDRLARHWQITHVFLNGVIQEWQAWLAQQGLSDIGTRRVATIRAQTALWRQNPPEDLVIAAGIGLGGTIPAAAELLKVLAHCPNGHVVLHGSGEPLPPQPWPSPIWDELCASHTHPLCGQVRLLQAMGATPGDLRPWPHDLPPDPAGEARGALLARALRPPGDIACWQEKAPERWAPALKDMSLLTAPDEAGEAAAIALLLREALETPGSRAALVTPDRDLARRVCVELARHGVLADDSAGQPLAQTPTGAFLRLIARMVAEEFSPVALLACLKHPSCAGGMARADWLRALHDLERHALRGPRPAPGLTGLRTAAARAFADPDPEAPAESEARQQARLERRARVTALLDALERALGGPGGGFTDLPEIARPPAAMLEGLLGAAEALAATDTEPGGLRLYAGEEGEPLAAHLASLGPAMECLPPVSAAAWPALFDALLEGPLAPGVRNMRGRQGGSHPRVQVLGLLEARLQSFDRVVLGALEETVWPIATDPGAWMSRPMRREFGLPAPEARIGRVAADFMMSALAAPDVVLSHARKRGGSPSVQARWLTRLQIFLHGQKGLRIKPSPATDWAARLDMPEVVLPCPRPAPAPPMLLRPRRLTVTDVWDLKADPYAWYAKRVLRLRPLDPLDAEADGAAFGSVVHDAVAAWTRRCAGTYGPRALEWFEEAVEEAIRQHAPRPGLAAFWRPRLRRIGEFLLATERERPEVRERHPEQSGQIELPCGVRLEGRADRLDILADGSLAILDFKTGAPPAQIAIQDGRAPQLPLEAAMALKGGFPGIAPAPVSALEHWKLSGTIEEGERLVFKPKGDVTVAEVAEAAWRQVDALAREFLLGDRPFLARPHPGRAPRNTDYEHLSRQREWGGAEEAGTE; encoded by the coding sequence ATGAACCTTCACGAGATCCCGGCCCACCTCCCCTTTCTGGATGCCCTGGCCCAGGGGGTGGTGCGCCTCGCCGGAGCGAAGGGCCCGGCCGCCCCGGACCCCACCCTCCTGGCCCGCGCCACGATCCTGCTGCCGACCCGGCGCGCCGCCCGCAGCCTACGCGAGAGCTTCCTGCGCGCCGCCGGGCAGGCGAGCGGCCGGCAGGCTCTGCTGCTGCCGCGCCTGCGCCCCCTGGCCGGGCTTTCGGTGGAGGATGCGGAGGAACTCTCCCTCCCTGCTCTAATGGACCAGCCCCCGGCGGTGGACCCGGCGCGCCGGCTCGCCGTGCTGACGGCGCTGGTGATGCGCCTGCCGCCGAACTACGGCGGCCCCTCGCATCCCGACCAGGCCTGGCGGCTGGCGCAGGAACTGGCGACCCTGCTGGACGAGATGGCGCTGGAGGATTGCGACCCCTCCCGCCTGCCCTCCCTGGTGCCGGACCGGCTGGCCCGGCACTGGCAGATCACCCATGTCTTCCTCAACGGCGTGATCCAGGAATGGCAGGCCTGGCTGGCGCAGCAGGGCCTCTCCGACATCGGCACCCGCCGCGTCGCCACCATCCGCGCCCAGACCGCGCTGTGGAGGCAGAACCCGCCGGAGGATCTCGTGATCGCCGCCGGCATCGGCCTGGGCGGCACCATCCCCGCCGCCGCCGAGCTGCTGAAGGTCCTGGCGCACTGCCCCAACGGGCATGTGGTCCTGCACGGCTCCGGCGAGCCGCTGCCGCCCCAGCCCTGGCCCTCCCCCATCTGGGACGAGCTCTGCGCCAGCCACACCCACCCGCTCTGTGGCCAGGTGCGGCTGCTCCAGGCCATGGGCGCTACGCCGGGCGACCTGCGGCCCTGGCCACACGACCTGCCGCCCGATCCGGCCGGGGAGGCGCGCGGCGCCCTGCTCGCCCGCGCCTTGCGCCCGCCCGGCGACATCGCCTGCTGGCAGGAGAAGGCGCCGGAACGCTGGGCCCCGGCGCTGAAGGACATGTCCCTCCTCACCGCCCCGGACGAGGCGGGCGAGGCAGCCGCCATCGCCCTGCTGCTGCGGGAGGCCCTGGAAACCCCCGGCAGCCGCGCCGCCCTGGTGACGCCGGACCGCGACCTCGCCCGCCGCGTCTGCGTGGAACTCGCGCGCCACGGCGTGCTGGCCGATGATTCCGCCGGCCAGCCCCTCGCCCAGACCCCGACCGGCGCCTTCCTGCGCCTGATCGCGCGCATGGTGGCGGAGGAATTCTCCCCCGTCGCCCTGCTCGCCTGCCTGAAGCACCCCTCCTGCGCCGGCGGCATGGCCCGGGCCGACTGGCTGCGCGCCCTGCACGACCTGGAGCGCCACGCGCTGCGCGGCCCCCGCCCCGCCCCCGGCCTGACCGGGCTCCGCACCGCCGCGGCACGTGCCTTTGCCGACCCTGATCCCGAAGCCCCCGCCGAGAGCGAGGCACGGCAGCAGGCCCGGCTCGAACGCCGCGCCCGCGTCACCGCCCTGCTCGACGCGCTGGAACGGGCCCTGGGCGGCCCCGGGGGCGGCTTCACCGACCTGCCCGAGATCGCCCGCCCGCCCGCCGCGATGCTGGAAGGGCTGCTCGGTGCCGCCGAGGCCCTGGCCGCCACCGACACCGAGCCGGGCGGCCTGCGCCTCTATGCCGGGGAGGAAGGCGAGCCCCTGGCCGCGCATCTCGCCTCGCTGGGCCCGGCCATGGAATGCCTGCCGCCCGTCTCGGCCGCCGCCTGGCCCGCGCTCTTCGACGCGTTGCTGGAAGGGCCGCTGGCCCCGGGCGTGCGCAACATGCGCGGCCGCCAGGGCGGCAGCCATCCACGGGTGCAGGTCCTCGGCCTGCTGGAAGCGCGGCTGCAATCCTTCGACCGCGTGGTGCTGGGCGCGCTGGAGGAGACCGTCTGGCCGATCGCCACCGATCCCGGCGCCTGGATGAGCCGCCCGATGCGCCGCGAATTCGGCCTGCCGGCCCCGGAGGCCCGCATCGGCCGCGTCGCCGCCGATTTCATGATGAGCGCCCTCGCCGCCCCGGACGTGGTGCTGAGCCATGCCCGCAAGCGCGGCGGCAGCCCCTCGGTGCAGGCGCGCTGGCTGACCCGGTTGCAGATCTTCCTGCATGGCCAGAAGGGGCTGCGGATCAAGCCCTCGCCCGCCACCGACTGGGCGGCGCGGCTGGACATGCCGGAGGTCGTCCTCCCCTGCCCCCGCCCGGCCCCGGCCCCGCCGATGCTGCTGCGCCCGCGCCGCCTCACCGTCACCGATGTCTGGGACCTGAAGGCCGATCCCTATGCCTGGTACGCCAAGCGCGTGCTGCGGCTGCGCCCGCTCGATCCGCTGGATGCCGAGGCCGATGGCGCCGCCTTCGGCTCGGTGGTGCATGACGCGGTGGCGGCCTGGACGCGCCGTTGCGCCGGCACCTATGGCCCCAGGGCCCTGGAATGGTTCGAGGAGGCGGTGGAGGAAGCGATCCGCCAGCATGCCCCCCGTCCCGGCCTCGCCGCCTTCTGGCGCCCCCGCCTGCGCCGCATCGGCGAGTTCCTGCTGGCCACCGAGCGGGAGCGCCCGGAGGTACGGGAACGCCACCCCGAACAGTCCGGCCAGATCGAGCTGCCCTGCGGCGTGCGGCTGGAAGGCCGCGCCGACCGGCTGGATATCCTGGCCGATGGCAGCCTCGCCATCCTCGACTTCAAGACCGGCGCCCCCCCGGCCCAGATCGCCATCCAGGACGGCCGCGCGCCGCAATTGCCGCTGGAGGCCGCCATGGCGCTCAAGGGCGGCTTCCCCGGCATCGCGCCCGCCCCGGTTTCGGCGCTGGAGCACTGGAAGCTCTCAGGTACCATCGAGGAGGGCGAGCGACTCGTCTTCAAACCGAAGGGCGACGTGACGGTGGCGGAAGTGGCCGAGGCGGCATGGCGGCAGGTGGACGCGCTGGCGCGGGAATTCCTGCTGGGCGACCGCCCCTTCCTGGCGCGCCCGCATCCGGGCCGCGCGCCCCGCAACACGGATTACGAGCACCTGTCCCGCCAGCGCGAATGGGGCGGCGCCGAGGAAGCCGGCACGGAATGA
- a CDS encoding DUF3297 family protein yields MTDTPPDRLSVNPKSPHFDKALLERGVGVRFKGVDRNNVEEYCVSEGWVRLTVGNTLDRKGNPMTIKLQGTVEPYFRTLQE; encoded by the coding sequence ATGACCGACACGCCGCCCGACCGCCTTTCCGTCAACCCGAAAAGCCCGCATTTCGACAAGGCCCTGCTGGAACGCGGCGTCGGCGTGCGCTTCAAGGGCGTGGACCGGAACAATGTCGAGGAATACTGCGTCAGCGAGGGCTGGGTCCGCCTGACCGTGGGCAACACGCTCGACCGTAAGGGCAACCCCATGACCATCAAGCTCCAGGGCACGGTGGAGCCCTATTTCCGCACGCTGCAGGAGTGA